Proteins encoded within one genomic window of Candidatus Binatia bacterium:
- a CDS encoding patatin-like phospholipase family protein produces MTTSHPEFGSSAEARAAWRRSTSGAPATARRKRIALSLSGGGLTGAYYEIGCLAALDDFLGFDFSSTGFDIYIGVSAGATVAGLLAKGIPIRKIYWALLTNSDPSLHFKRGDMYDVNRWAILFSGIKIGLSLPGYFLDCLGQRVRPSPFEFMHYVEERLPAGLFALDNYQKFFAKVLEAHGKTDSFADIERELYIPATDLDLGTRRVFGAVDAENVPLSHAVAASSAIPLFFRPFKVEGRDYIDGSTGKVAHLDVAIKAGASTILIINPLVNISNDQEAVCIPRRDGKCARIKEKGMSFIHDQASRIETRVRLDGEIRRYQAEFPEVKMYRIEPSSSEVILFLHNTMSVQEREAILRYGYTSMTSILKRRRAVIQELMQFHGLNPADEALAGG; encoded by the coding sequence ATGACCACCTCCCATCCGGAATTCGGAAGCTCGGCCGAGGCCAGGGCCGCCTGGCGACGCTCGACTTCCGGCGCTCCGGCAACCGCACGCCGGAAACGCATCGCGCTGAGCCTCTCCGGCGGCGGCCTGACCGGCGCCTATTACGAGATCGGCTGTCTCGCCGCCCTCGACGACTTCCTGGGCTTCGATTTCTCCAGCACCGGCTTCGACATCTACATCGGGGTGAGCGCCGGCGCGACGGTGGCCGGGCTGCTGGCGAAGGGGATCCCGATCCGGAAGATCTACTGGGCGCTCCTCACCAATTCCGATCCCTCGCTCCACTTCAAGCGGGGCGACATGTACGACGTGAACCGCTGGGCGATCCTCTTCTCCGGGATCAAGATCGGACTGTCGCTGCCCGGCTACTTCCTGGACTGCCTGGGGCAGCGGGTCCGCCCCTCGCCGTTCGAGTTCATGCATTACGTCGAGGAGCGTCTCCCCGCCGGACTCTTCGCGCTCGACAACTATCAGAAGTTCTTCGCGAAGGTGCTGGAGGCGCACGGCAAGACCGACAGCTTCGCCGACATCGAGCGCGAGCTCTACATCCCGGCGACCGATCTCGACCTGGGAACCCGGCGCGTCTTCGGCGCCGTCGACGCCGAGAACGTGCCGCTTTCGCACGCCGTCGCCGCCTCCTCGGCCATCCCGCTCTTCTTCCGTCCCTTCAAGGTGGAGGGCCGCGACTACATCGACGGCTCGACGGGGAAGGTGGCGCACCTGGACGTGGCGATCAAGGCGGGGGCCTCGACCATCCTCATCATCAACCCGCTGGTCAACATCTCGAACGACCAGGAGGCGGTCTGCATCCCGCGGCGGGACGGAAAGTGCGCGCGGATCAAGGAGAAGGGGATGTCCTTCATCCACGACCAGGCTTCGCGCATCGAAACGAGAGTGCGCCTGGACGGCGAGATCCGCCGCTACCAGGCCGAGTTTCCGGAGGTGAAGATGTACCGGATCGAGCCCTCCTCCAGCGAGGTGATCCTCTTCCTGCACAACACCATGAGCGTTCAGGAGCGGGAGGCGATCCTCCGCTACGGCTATACCTCGATGACGTCGATCTTGAAGCGGCGCCGCGCCGTGATCCAGGAGCTGATGCAGTTCCACGGCCTGAATCCCGCGGACGAGGCCCTCGCCGGAGGCTGA
- a CDS encoding homocysteine S-methyltransferase family protein, producing the protein MAPHPIHQRLERGELVLLDGALGTELERRGVATPLPLWSAQAILDAPGTLREVHEDYARAGADVLAAATFRTTPRVMAKAGRPAADADRLTGEAIRIAAEGRDRAAAGRPVWIGGSMGPLEDCYRPEDAPSREAMEREHAGQALRLQSAGADLLLLETFNRIDEAEAAARAARATGLSFTVSFVCRGGARLFSGEPLADAVRAVEPLGPAAVLVNCTPLDETAACLDVMSRAAHVPFGCYPNAGLVGPTGAWSFDPSVTPERFAALARDWLRLGAQVLGGCCGTSPEHIRALRESLPLVLVE; encoded by the coding sequence ATGGCTCCGCACCCCATCCATCAGCGCCTCGAGCGCGGCGAGCTGGTCCTTCTGGACGGCGCGCTCGGAACCGAGCTGGAGCGCCGCGGCGTCGCCACGCCGCTTCCCCTCTGGAGCGCGCAGGCGATCCTGGACGCGCCCGGCACGCTGCGCGAAGTGCACGAAGACTACGCGCGCGCCGGCGCCGACGTGCTCGCCGCCGCGACCTTCCGGACCACGCCGCGCGTGATGGCCAAAGCGGGACGTCCCGCGGCCGACGCCGACCGGCTTACCGGTGAGGCGATCCGCATCGCGGCGGAGGGGCGGGATCGCGCCGCCGCCGGCCGTCCGGTCTGGATCGGCGGCTCGATGGGACCGCTGGAAGACTGCTATCGGCCGGAAGACGCGCCTTCCCGCGAGGCGATGGAGCGCGAGCACGCCGGACAGGCGCTAAGGCTCCAGAGCGCGGGCGCCGACCTGCTCCTTCTCGAGACCTTCAACCGGATCGACGAGGCGGAGGCCGCCGCGCGCGCCGCCCGCGCGACCGGACTGTCGTTCACGGTGAGCTTCGTGTGCCGGGGAGGCGCCCGGCTCTTCTCGGGCGAGCCGCTCGCCGACGCCGTCCGCGCCGTCGAGCCGCTCGGGCCCGCCGCGGTCCTCGTGAACTGCACGCCGCTCGACGAGACCGCCGCCTGCCTCGACGTCATGAGCCGTGCGGCCCACGTTCCGTTCGGCTGCTATCCCAACGCGGGCTTGGTGGGACCCACCGGCGCCTGGAGCTTCGATCCCTCCGTCACCCCCGAGCGCTTCGCGGCGCTCGCCAGGGACTGGCTCCGGCTCGGCGCGCAGGTGCTCGGGGGCTGCTGCGGCACCTCGCCCGAGCACATCCGGGCCCTCCGCGAGTCGCTCCCGCTGGTGCTGGTCGAATGA
- a CDS encoding MBL fold metallo-hydrolase has product MSAPELRPAASTILICREGGLKLVWVRRSEANPFLGGFHSFPGGRYAHEDGPLGGDPDENLRTMARCAAREAFEETGLLVGFHGSPPQVEEQRRHRRDVLDGKTAFWDTVERRWGLRFDPARYVPCGRWITPHFSRARFNTNFFLIDMPEASEPDVWPGELESGAWVDPAVALKMWDEDRIVLAMPTLYVIQRLAEGGHGLPGRLYDIPEANGVPSRYVHVRPAITMIPMKSETLPPATHTNAVVVGDGDVVIVDPGSDDPDELEALHQVVEEAEGLRGRVVAILLTHRHRDHFAGVEAVRARYACPVWAHADVAERIPIDRALAEGDRIELPGRHPRRLCVLATPGHSRSHLAFFEETSRTLIAGDVVSGLGTVIIAPPDGNLRDYLATLERLRRIGITALIPGHGAPNRGVARMLDALIEHRRLREGKILRALEAGPLSEEDLRLRVYDDTPAADPALSARTLLAHLEKLEEEGRVAREEGVVRAAGSS; this is encoded by the coding sequence ATGAGCGCGCCCGAGCTCCGCCCTGCCGCCAGCACGATCCTGATCTGCCGCGAGGGCGGGCTCAAGCTCGTCTGGGTGCGCCGCTCCGAGGCCAATCCGTTTCTCGGCGGCTTTCACTCCTTCCCGGGCGGCCGCTACGCGCACGAGGATGGACCGCTGGGCGGGGATCCGGACGAGAACCTGCGCACCATGGCCCGCTGCGCCGCGCGCGAGGCGTTCGAGGAAACGGGACTGCTGGTGGGGTTTCACGGGTCGCCGCCGCAGGTGGAGGAGCAGCGGCGCCACCGGCGCGACGTGCTCGACGGCAAGACGGCCTTCTGGGACACGGTCGAACGGCGATGGGGACTTCGCTTCGACCCCGCGCGCTACGTGCCGTGCGGCCGCTGGATTACGCCGCACTTCAGCCGCGCGCGCTTCAACACGAACTTCTTCCTGATCGACATGCCGGAGGCGAGCGAGCCCGACGTCTGGCCGGGCGAGCTGGAGTCGGGCGCCTGGGTGGATCCCGCCGTCGCGCTCAAGATGTGGGACGAGGACCGCATCGTGCTCGCGATGCCCACGCTGTACGTCATCCAGCGGCTCGCGGAGGGCGGGCACGGCCTGCCGGGGCGCCTCTACGACATTCCCGAGGCGAACGGCGTCCCCTCGCGCTACGTCCACGTGCGCCCCGCGATCACGATGATTCCCATGAAGAGCGAGACGCTCCCGCCGGCCACGCACACCAACGCCGTGGTCGTGGGGGACGGCGACGTCGTGATCGTCGACCCCGGCAGCGACGATCCGGACGAGCTGGAAGCGCTGCATCAAGTGGTCGAGGAGGCGGAGGGCTTGCGCGGGCGCGTCGTCGCCATCCTGCTCACGCACCGCCACCGCGACCACTTCGCCGGCGTCGAGGCGGTGCGGGCGCGTTATGCCTGCCCCGTCTGGGCCCACGCCGACGTCGCCGAGCGGATCCCCATCGACCGCGCGCTCGCCGAGGGGGACCGGATCGAGCTTCCCGGCCGCCATCCGCGCCGGCTCTGCGTCCTGGCCACGCCGGGCCATTCGCGCTCCCACCTCGCCTTCTTCGAGGAGACCTCGCGCACGCTGATCGCCGGCGACGTGGTCTCGGGGCTGGGCACGGTGATCATCGCGCCGCCCGACGGAAACCTCCGCGACTACCTGGCCACCCTGGAGCGGCTCCGGCGCATCGGCATCACGGCGCTCATTCCCGGACACGGCGCGCCCAACCGCGGCGTGGCGCGGATGCTGGACGCGCTGATCGAGCACCGGCGGCTCCGCGAGGGAAAGATCCTGCGCGCGCTGGAGGCGGGACCGTTGAGCGAGGAGGACCTCCGGCTCCGCGTCTACGACGACACGCCCGCGGCCGATCCCGCGCTCTCCGCGCGGACGCTGCTCGCGCATCTGGAGAAGCTGGAAGAAGAGGGGCGCGTGGCGCGCGAGGAGGGTGTCGTGCGAGCGGCAGGGTCGTCATGA
- a CDS encoding SDR family oxidoreductase — MELKGRTVLLTGASGGIGRPAALRLSAAGARVALFARTEAPIHALAAEVAAAGGEALAISGDVTRPDDCARAVAAATDRFGALDALVNNAGVGYLRGLAEATEEEIGRMVDVNLLGTIRMTRAALPALLGRPGAAIVNIGSMAGRVAPVHYGYYSATKFAISGLTESWRRELGPRGIRVTLLLPAAVETPFVDRAGRARALGTGPAGTMLRPEQVADALVGALRRNPPDRYVPSWNRAFAWVNLIFPGISDRVMNALFRYPDRER; from the coding sequence GTGGAGCTTAAGGGGAGGACGGTCCTCCTCACCGGGGCGAGCGGCGGCATCGGAAGGCCTGCGGCGCTCCGTCTTTCCGCGGCGGGCGCGCGCGTGGCGCTCTTCGCCCGGACCGAGGCTCCGATCCATGCGCTCGCGGCCGAAGTGGCCGCGGCCGGAGGCGAAGCCCTCGCCATTTCGGGCGATGTGACCCGTCCCGACGACTGCGCCCGCGCCGTGGCCGCGGCCACGGACCGCTTCGGAGCGCTGGACGCCCTGGTGAACAATGCCGGCGTCGGCTACCTGCGCGGGCTGGCCGAGGCGACCGAGGAGGAGATCGGCCGGATGGTCGACGTGAATCTCCTCGGGACGATCCGGATGACGCGCGCGGCGCTGCCCGCCCTTCTCGGGCGGCCCGGCGCCGCGATCGTGAACATCGGCTCCATGGCGGGTCGGGTCGCGCCGGTCCACTACGGCTACTACAGCGCCACCAAGTTCGCGATCTCGGGACTCACCGAATCGTGGCGCCGCGAGCTGGGTCCGCGCGGCATCCGCGTGACGCTGCTCCTTCCGGCCGCGGTCGAGACCCCCTTCGTGGATCGCGCCGGCCGCGCGCGGGCGCTGGGGACCGGCCCCGCCGGAACGATGCTCCGCCCCGAGCAGGTCGCCGATGCGCTCGTTGGGGCGCTTCGCCGGAATCCCCCGGATCGCTACGTCCCTTCCTGGAACCGCGCGTTCGCGTGGGTGAATCTCATCTTCCCCGGCATTTCGGACCGCGTGATGAACGCGCTCTTCCGGTATCCTGATAGGGAACGATGA